One genomic region from Nymphaea colorata isolate Beijing-Zhang1983 chromosome 10, ASM883128v2, whole genome shotgun sequence encodes:
- the LOC116261849 gene encoding short-chain dehydrogenase/reductase 2b-like isoform X2, giving the protein MEAKGSEWWSGETVAVVTGGNRGIGLEVCRQLADKGLTVIMTARQPQEQLSVPAQQFLQEAAEAKRKNVIFHTLDITQQQSVLDFVDWLKLRVGLVDILSNFDYGGGTRESYESAKECIDTNYYGTVKLTEALLPFLRLSPHNARIVMVSSIAGLLCYVRDEGLRKQLSETEGLTEQKIDGVLNLFLEDLKSEKAMEKWPLKLPAYSISKASLNAYGRLLALQLNGVAYVNSVHPGAVKTNMTDSTGNLSPIEGAENVVRVALFSVDGPSGHNFMECEDSQF; this is encoded by the exons ATG GAAGCAAAGGGATCAGAGTGGTGGAGTGGAGAGACGGTGGCGGTGGTGACGGGAGGGAACAGAGGGATCGGGCTGGAGGTGTGCCGGCAGCTCGCAGACAAGGGGCTCACCGTCATCATGACTGCTCGTCAGCCACAGGAGCAACTCTCAGTCCCTGCTCAACAGTTCCTGCAAGAAGCAGCAGAAGCAAAGAGGAAGAATGTCATCTTCCACACTCTGGATATCACTCAACAGCAAAGTGTGCTGGATTTCGTCGACTGGTTGAAATTACGTGTTGGGTTAGTCGACATTCTG TCGAACTTCGACTACGGGGGTGGGACAAGGGAGagttatgaatcagcaaaggaGTGCATAGACACCAACTACTATGGAACCGTGAAGCTTACCGAGGCCTTACTCCCTTTCCTCCGCCTCTCCCCTCACAATGCCAGGATTGTCATGGTGTCTTCCATTGCAGGACTGCTATGT TATGTTAGGGATGAAGGGTTGAGGAAGCAACTGTCGGAGACAGAGGGCTTGACAGAGCAGAAGATCGATGGGGTACTGAACCTGTTCTTGGAGGACCTCAAGTCTGAGAAGGCCATGGAGAAGTGGCCACTCAAGTTGCCTGCTTACTCCATTTCCAAGGCTTCCTTGAACGCATACGGGAGGCTTTTAGCCCTTCAGTTGAATGGCGTAGCTTATGTGAACAGTGTGCACCCTGGGGCCGTGAAAACTAATATGACGGATTCTACAGGCAACCTCTCACCCATTGAAGGAGCCGAGAACGTCGTGCGAGTTGCTCTCTTCTCCGTTGATGGTCCTTCCGGACACAATTTCATGGAATGCGAGGACTCTCAGTTCTGA
- the LOC116261849 gene encoding short-chain dehydrogenase/reductase 2b-like isoform X1, protein MEAKGSEWWSGETVAVVTGGNRGIGLEVCRQLADKGLTVIMTARQPQEQLSVPAQQFLQEAAEAKRKNVIFHTLDITQQQSVLDFVDWLKLRVGLVDILVNNAAIQKAEVHWKFMEHNNVDPNTFLSNFDYGGGTRESYESAKECIDTNYYGTVKLTEALLPFLRLSPHNARIVMVSSIAGLLCYVRDEGLRKQLSETEGLTEQKIDGVLNLFLEDLKSEKAMEKWPLKLPAYSISKASLNAYGRLLALQLNGVAYVNSVHPGAVKTNMTDSTGNLSPIEGAENVVRVALFSVDGPSGHNFMECEDSQF, encoded by the exons ATG GAAGCAAAGGGATCAGAGTGGTGGAGTGGAGAGACGGTGGCGGTGGTGACGGGAGGGAACAGAGGGATCGGGCTGGAGGTGTGCCGGCAGCTCGCAGACAAGGGGCTCACCGTCATCATGACTGCTCGTCAGCCACAGGAGCAACTCTCAGTCCCTGCTCAACAGTTCCTGCAAGAAGCAGCAGAAGCAAAGAGGAAGAATGTCATCTTCCACACTCTGGATATCACTCAACAGCAAAGTGTGCTGGATTTCGTCGACTGGTTGAAATTACGTGTTGGGTTAGTCGACATTCTG GTAAACAATGCTGCCATTCAAAAGGCAGAGGTACACTGGAAGTTCATGGAACACAACAATGTGGACCCCAATACATTtctg TCGAACTTCGACTACGGGGGTGGGACAAGGGAGagttatgaatcagcaaaggaGTGCATAGACACCAACTACTATGGAACCGTGAAGCTTACCGAGGCCTTACTCCCTTTCCTCCGCCTCTCCCCTCACAATGCCAGGATTGTCATGGTGTCTTCCATTGCAGGACTGCTATGT TATGTTAGGGATGAAGGGTTGAGGAAGCAACTGTCGGAGACAGAGGGCTTGACAGAGCAGAAGATCGATGGGGTACTGAACCTGTTCTTGGAGGACCTCAAGTCTGAGAAGGCCATGGAGAAGTGGCCACTCAAGTTGCCTGCTTACTCCATTTCCAAGGCTTCCTTGAACGCATACGGGAGGCTTTTAGCCCTTCAGTTGAATGGCGTAGCTTATGTGAACAGTGTGCACCCTGGGGCCGTGAAAACTAATATGACGGATTCTACAGGCAACCTCTCACCCATTGAAGGAGCCGAGAACGTCGTGCGAGTTGCTCTCTTCTCCGTTGATGGTCCTTCCGGACACAATTTCATGGAATGCGAGGACTCTCAGTTCTGA
- the LOC116261851 gene encoding short-chain dehydrogenase/reductase 2b-like: MEAEWWSGETVAVVTGGNRGIGLEVCRQLAGKGLTVIMTARQPQEQLSVPAQQFLQEGARKKVIFHTLDITQPQSVMDFVHWLKLRVGFVDILINNAAIQTAVVDWKFLEHNNVDARTFLVNFTCAGGTSESYESAKECIDTNYYGTKRLTDALLPFLRPSPYKSRIVMVSALAGQLCYVRDEELRRQLSETEGLTEQKIDGVLNLFLEDLKSEKATEKWPLKMPAYSISKASLNAYVRLLSHRLKGIVCVNSVHPGIVRTDMTDFIGNLSPTEAAENVLRVALFPVGGPSGHNFLEREDSEF; the protein is encoded by the exons ATG GAAGCGGAGTGGTGGAGTGGGGAGACGGTGGCGGTGGTGACGGGAGGGAACAGAGGGATCGGGCTGGAGGTGTGCCGGCAGCTCGCAGGCAAGGGGCTCACCGTCATCATGACTGCTCGTCAGCCACAGGAGCAACTCTCAGTCCCTGCTCAACAGTTCCTGCAAGAAGGAGCGAGGAAGAAGGTCATCTTCCACACCCTGGATATTACTCAACCGCAGAGTGTGATGGATTTCGTCCACTGGTTGAAGCTACGTGTTGGGTTCGTCGACATTCTG ATAAACAATGCCGCTATTCAAACGGCAGTGGTAGATTGGAAGTTCTTGGAACACAACAATGTGGACGCAAGAACCTTTCtg GTGAACTTCACGTGTGCTGGTGGGACATCGGAGAGTTACGAATCAGCAAAGGAATGCATAGACACCAACTACTATGGAACCAAGAGGCTGACTGACGCCTTACTCCCTTTCCTCCGCCCCTCTCCTTACAAGTCCAGGATTGTCATGGTGTCTGCCCTTGCAGGACAGTTATGT TATGTAAGGGATGAAGAGTTGAGAAGGCAACTGTCAGAGACAGAAGGCTTGACAGAGCAGAAGATCGATGGGGTACTGAACCTGTTCTTGGAGGACCTCAAGTCTGAGAAGGCCACGGAGAAGTGGCCACTCAAGATGCCTGCTTACTCCATTTCCAAGGCTTCCCTGAATGCATACGTGAGGCTCCTGAGCCATCGGCTGAAGGGCATAGTTTGTGTGAACAGCGTTCACCCTGGGATCGTGAGAACCGATATGACGGATTTTATAGGCAATCTCTCCCCCACTGAAGCGGCTGAGAATGTGTTGCGTGTTGCTCTCTTCCCTGTTGGTGGTCCGTCTGGACACAATTTCTTGGAACGTGAGGACTCTGAGTTCTGA